The Urbifossiella limnaea genome has a window encoding:
- a CDS encoding DUF1559 family PulG-like putative transporter has product MSHSPSALRRRAFTLIELLVVIAIIAILIGLLLPAVQKVREAAARSSCTNNLKQLALGTAHCADTNGGRLPPSIGLYSSKGDPTPLNSNGGIFLHILPYLEQKGLYDSSRVQPDPDGRNGNNPTYSQWTAGVQNAALRVLACPSDHTLSANNDGRGRTSYGVNGQVFRHNYQWGGIGTTPFPSGIQDGLSNTIFYTEKLSRTFNCTGCCNNYNDNFWPDWGPIISSGDCGQPTGNAAMFQVNAGGQYPSPADGNRASSDHVGSILAALGDGSVRTVSASVAPSAWWAAMTPSAGDQLNW; this is encoded by the coding sequence ATGTCTCACTCTCCCTCCGCACTCCGTCGGCGTGCGTTCACGCTGATCGAGTTGCTGGTCGTCATCGCCATCATCGCCATCCTGATCGGGCTCCTGCTGCCGGCCGTTCAGAAGGTCCGTGAGGCCGCCGCCCGGAGCAGCTGCACGAACAACCTCAAGCAGCTGGCGCTGGGCACCGCCCACTGCGCGGACACGAACGGCGGCCGGCTGCCGCCGTCGATCGGGCTGTACTCCAGCAAAGGCGACCCGACCCCGCTGAACTCCAACGGCGGCATCTTCCTCCACATCCTGCCGTACCTGGAGCAGAAGGGCCTGTACGACTCCAGCCGGGTCCAGCCCGACCCGGACGGCCGCAACGGGAACAATCCGACGTACTCGCAGTGGACCGCGGGGGTGCAGAACGCCGCGCTGCGGGTGTTGGCGTGCCCGTCCGACCACACGCTGTCCGCGAACAACGACGGCCGGGGCCGCACCAGCTACGGGGTGAACGGGCAGGTCTTCCGCCACAACTACCAGTGGGGCGGCATCGGCACCACGCCGTTCCCGTCCGGCATCCAGGACGGCCTCTCGAACACCATCTTCTACACCGAGAAGCTGTCGCGGACGTTCAACTGCACCGGGTGCTGCAACAACTACAACGACAACTTCTGGCCGGACTGGGGGCCGATCATCTCCAGCGGCGACTGCGGCCAGCCGACCGGGAACGCGGCCATGTTCCAGGTGAACGCGGGGGGCCAGTACCCGTCGCCGGCCGACGGCAACCGGGCCAGTTCCGACCACGTCGGCTCGATCCTGGCCGCCCTCGGCGATGGCAGCGTCCGCACCGTGTCGGCGAGCGTCGCCCCGAGCGCGTGGTGGGCCGCCATGACGCCGTCCGCCGGCGACCAACTGAACTGGTAA
- a CDS encoding PVC-type heme-binding CxxCH protein, with product MTRSLLLLPLAFLPFGPAGGQPPTATPATPAGFQQVQLNGHTFTLPVGFTIELAAGADVVPRPIAAAFDERGRLYVTDSSGSNEKVQDQLAKKPHRVLRLTDSDGDGKYESSTVFVPNVMLPQGAMWLTGSLYVAAPPHILKFTDTNDDGRADKEEVWFDGKTLTGCANDLHGPCLGPDGWVYWCKGAFAKQEYTLRVGDEKRPFVTRASHVFRARPDGTDIQPVMTGGMDNPVDLVFTPTGDRVFSCTFLQHPRDGKRDGLIHAVPGALYGKPHDVLDGHVRTHPELMPPMTHLGPAAPCGLHRYESDQFGPAYANNLFCCQFNLRKVSRHILVPAGSTYTTTDSDFLASDNHDFHPTDVIEDADGSLLVIDTGGWYKLCCPTSQLVKPDVTGAIYRVRKSGAHQVDDPRGLKIDWAKRDAAALGQLLHDPRPAVAGRVVVEAERRGREVGVAAAALTTDGTRAGRLRAAWLAAREGRSGAQRFIAGLADSPDEDVRLIALHMIGTDHVEGGYGQGVAAERLADPSPRVRRVAAECLTFHGRHSAEAERVFAALAVETNDRPLDHALTLLLIEGVERDHVAKGLVHPSPRVRRAVLTALDQRPDGKLDPAAVLRELDGTDAALVETAWWIAGRHPEWGDRLAGHFRERLGSIEKLTPPEQDSLVNRAVPFLKGEPVRRVLGDALAKAAAPAVQRPLLRGMARAGLKTFPPEWREGVQLALFSADTEVVRDAAAVLRAAPPTAEVDALLTEEVWRYRLRNKVPTPPEIDMVIRAATPLGARLTADQALAAIDQLHRDRFGPARAAAADLLSRAPLPTESLVLLAGALKTMPPAEVGRVLPAFDRSTDAKVGLAFVAALSEPAVRPVIRAEQVKPTLDKYPPPVRAAADRLYALLAEARGDEVARLEALLKELPEGDVRRGQAVFNGAKGQCAACHKIGYVGGLVGPDLTRVGGTRTPRDLLEAIVFPSASFVRSYEPVRVTTTDGRVLNGLLAADTADEVAVAVAADRTERVPRADVEAVAPGTVSVMPAGLDQQLTRQELADLVAFLRACR from the coding sequence GTGACGCGCTCCCTGCTCCTGCTCCCGCTCGCGTTCCTCCCGTTCGGCCCCGCCGGCGGACAGCCGCCCACGGCCACTCCCGCCACACCCGCGGGGTTCCAGCAGGTTCAACTCAACGGCCACACGTTCACCCTGCCGGTCGGGTTCACCATCGAACTCGCCGCCGGCGCCGACGTGGTGCCGCGGCCCATCGCCGCTGCGTTCGACGAGCGCGGCCGCCTGTACGTCACCGACTCGTCAGGCTCCAACGAGAAGGTGCAGGACCAGCTCGCCAAGAAGCCGCACCGCGTGCTTCGCCTCACCGACTCGGACGGCGACGGCAAGTACGAGTCGAGCACCGTATTCGTGCCGAACGTGATGCTGCCGCAGGGTGCGATGTGGCTGACCGGCTCGCTGTACGTCGCAGCGCCGCCGCACATCCTGAAGTTCACCGACACGAACGACGACGGCCGCGCCGACAAGGAGGAGGTCTGGTTCGACGGCAAGACGCTCACCGGCTGCGCGAACGACCTGCACGGCCCGTGCCTGGGGCCGGACGGCTGGGTCTACTGGTGCAAGGGGGCGTTCGCCAAGCAGGAGTACACCCTCCGCGTGGGCGACGAGAAGCGGCCGTTCGTCACCCGCGCCAGCCACGTCTTCCGCGCCCGCCCGGACGGCACCGACATCCAGCCAGTCATGACCGGCGGCATGGACAATCCCGTCGATCTCGTCTTCACCCCGACCGGCGACCGCGTCTTCAGCTGTACGTTCCTCCAGCACCCGCGCGACGGCAAGCGCGACGGGCTGATCCACGCCGTGCCCGGGGCGCTGTACGGGAAGCCGCACGACGTGCTCGACGGCCACGTCCGCACGCACCCCGAGCTGATGCCGCCGATGACGCACCTCGGCCCGGCGGCGCCGTGCGGCCTCCACCGCTACGAGAGCGACCAGTTCGGCCCGGCGTACGCGAACAACCTGTTCTGCTGCCAGTTCAACCTCCGCAAGGTGAGCCGCCACATCCTCGTACCCGCCGGCTCGACGTACACCACCACCGACAGCGACTTCCTCGCCTCCGACAACCACGACTTCCACCCGACGGACGTGATCGAGGACGCCGACGGGTCGCTGCTGGTCATCGACACCGGCGGCTGGTACAAGCTCTGCTGCCCGACCTCGCAGCTGGTGAAGCCGGACGTGACCGGCGCGATCTACCGCGTCCGCAAGTCCGGCGCGCACCAGGTCGACGACCCTCGCGGCCTCAAGATCGACTGGGCGAAGCGGGACGCCGCGGCGCTCGGGCAACTGCTCCACGACCCGCGGCCGGCGGTGGCCGGGCGCGTGGTCGTGGAGGCGGAGCGGCGGGGGCGCGAGGTTGGCGTGGCCGCAGCCGCCCTCACCACCGACGGCACCCGGGCCGGGCGGCTGCGGGCGGCCTGGCTCGCCGCCCGCGAGGGGCGCTCCGGGGCGCAGCGGTTCATCGCCGGACTCGCCGACAGCCCCGACGAGGACGTGCGGCTCATCGCCCTCCACATGATCGGCACCGACCACGTCGAGGGCGGGTACGGCCAGGGCGTCGCGGCCGAGCGGCTGGCCGACCCGTCGCCGCGAGTCCGCCGTGTCGCGGCCGAGTGCCTGACGTTCCACGGCAGGCACTCGGCCGAGGCCGAACGGGTCTTCGCCGCGCTCGCCGTCGAGACAAACGACCGCCCGCTCGACCACGCCCTCACGCTCCTCCTGATCGAGGGCGTCGAGCGCGACCACGTGGCGAAGGGGCTCGTGCACCCGTCGCCACGCGTCCGCCGGGCTGTGCTCACGGCGCTCGACCAGCGGCCCGACGGCAAGCTCGACCCGGCCGCGGTGCTGCGCGAGCTCGACGGCACGGACGCGGCGCTGGTCGAAACCGCGTGGTGGATCGCCGGCCGGCACCCCGAGTGGGGTGACCGCCTCGCCGGCCACTTCCGCGAGCGCCTCGGCAGCATCGAGAAGCTGACGCCGCCCGAGCAGGACTCACTCGTGAACCGCGCCGTGCCGTTCCTCAAGGGCGAACCGGTCCGCCGGGTGCTCGGCGACGCGCTGGCGAAGGCGGCCGCGCCGGCCGTGCAGCGGCCGCTCCTGCGCGGCATGGCGCGGGCGGGGCTGAAAACGTTCCCGCCGGAGTGGCGCGAGGGCGTGCAGCTGGCCCTGTTCTCCGCCGACACCGAGGTCGTCCGCGACGCGGCCGCGGTGCTGCGGGCGGCGCCGCCCACGGCCGAAGTCGACGCGCTGCTGACCGAGGAGGTGTGGCGCTACCGCCTCCGCAACAAGGTGCCGACGCCGCCGGAGATCGACATGGTCATCCGCGCTGCCACGCCGCTCGGCGCGCGGCTCACCGCTGACCAGGCGCTCGCCGCCATCGACCAACTGCACCGCGACCGGTTCGGCCCCGCCCGCGCCGCCGCCGCGGACCTGCTCTCGCGCGCGCCGCTGCCAACCGAGTCGCTCGTCCTCCTCGCTGGCGCGCTCAAGACGATGCCGCCCGCCGAGGTCGGCCGCGTGCTCCCCGCGTTCGACCGCTCGACCGACGCGAAGGTCGGCCTGGCGTTCGTCGCCGCGCTGTCCGAGCCTGCGGTTCGCCCCGTGATTCGCGCCGAGCAGGTGAAGCCGACGCTCGACAAGTACCCGCCGCCGGTGCGGGCCGCGGCCGACCGCCTGTACGCGCTGCTCGCCGAGGCACGGGGCGACGAGGTGGCCCGCCTGGAGGCGCTGCTGAAGGAACTGCCGGAGGGCGACGTGCGGCGCGGGCAGGCGGTGTTCAACGGGGCGAAGGGGCAGTGCGCCGCGTGCCACAAGATCGGCTACGTCGGCGGGCTGGTCGGCCCCGACCTGACACGCGTCGGCGGCACCCGCACCCCGCGCGACCTGCTGGAGGCGATCGTCTTCCCGAGCGCCAGCTTCGTCCGCAGCTACGAGCCGGTGCGGGTGACGACGACGGACGGCCGCGTGCTCAACGGCCTGCTGGCGGCCGACACGGCCGACGAGGTGGCGGTGGCGGTGGCGGCCGATCGCACCGAGCGGGTGCCGCGGGCGGACGTCGAGGCGGTCGCCCCGGGGACGGTGTCGGTGATGCCGGCGGGCCTCGACCAGCAGTTGACACGCCAGGAGCTGGCCGACCTGGTGGCCTTCCTGCGGGCTTGCCGGTAA